The proteins below come from a single Dermatophilaceae bacterium Soc4.6 genomic window:
- a CDS encoding GNAT family N-acetyltransferase: MLRTERLLLRAWRPADRQPFARLNADPAVMEFFRAPLTRGESDAFVDRVEAGFAEHGFGVWAVEEIATGEFVGFAGLLHQTFEAPFTPAFEIGYRFARRAWGKGYATEAAQEAVRFGFETAGLGEIVSMTAVENVRSRAVMRKLRMTHSPDDDFQHPRLPDGHPLQRHVLYRLTIDRWRGL, from the coding sequence ATGTTGAGGACAGAACGGCTGCTGCTGCGTGCGTGGCGTCCGGCTGACCGGCAGCCGTTCGCCCGGCTCAATGCGGATCCGGCGGTCATGGAGTTCTTTCGCGCCCCGCTGACCCGCGGGGAGAGCGACGCGTTCGTCGACCGGGTAGAGGCAGGCTTCGCCGAGCACGGCTTCGGGGTGTGGGCCGTGGAAGAGATCGCCACCGGCGAGTTCGTCGGCTTCGCCGGACTCCTCCACCAGACGTTCGAGGCGCCCTTCACGCCGGCCTTCGAGATCGGCTACCGGTTCGCCCGGCGTGCCTGGGGCAAGGGCTACGCCACCGAGGCCGCCCAGGAAGCCGTGCGGTTCGGCTTCGAGACCGCCGGCCTCGGCGAGATCGTGTCCATGACTGCGGTGGAGAACGTTCGCTCACGCGCCGTCATGCGCAAGCTGCGCATGACTCACAGCCCGGACGACGACTTCCAGCACCCGCGTCTCCCGGACGGCCACCCACTCCAGCGACACGTCCTCTACCGACTGACGATCGATCGGTGGCGTGGGCTCTAG
- the cysM gene encoding cysteine synthase CysM, whose translation MSNPPAYPTMEDVIGDTPLVRLQRLPGPENERRGNVLLAKLEGNNPAGSVKDRPAISMIRGAEARGEIAPGDTLLEATSGNTGIGLAMAAAISGYPLIIVMPEDASTERIQTMKAYGADLVLTPAGGGMEEARDVVTRMEREGRGRVLDQFGNPDNPRAHEEGTGPELWRQTDGRITHFVAAMGTTGTITGVSRFLKSQDPGIQIIGAQPAEGSKIPGIRAWPPEYVPKIFDPSAVDRTIEVTQTDAEQTARRLAREEGIFGGVSAAGACWTALQVAQEVEAATIVFVVCDRGDRYLSSGVFPA comes from the coding sequence GTGAGCAACCCTCCGGCGTACCCCACGATGGAGGACGTCATCGGTGACACCCCGCTGGTGCGTCTGCAGCGACTTCCGGGGCCGGAGAACGAACGCCGCGGCAACGTGCTGCTCGCCAAGCTCGAGGGGAACAACCCGGCCGGCTCGGTCAAGGACCGCCCGGCGATCAGCATGATCAGGGGCGCGGAGGCGCGAGGGGAGATCGCCCCCGGCGACACCCTGCTGGAAGCGACGTCGGGCAACACCGGGATCGGCTTGGCGATGGCAGCGGCGATCAGCGGCTACCCACTGATCATCGTGATGCCCGAGGACGCCTCCACTGAGCGGATCCAGACGATGAAGGCCTACGGAGCCGACCTCGTTCTCACCCCCGCAGGTGGCGGCATGGAAGAGGCCCGCGACGTCGTGACGCGGATGGAGCGGGAGGGCCGCGGCCGGGTCCTGGACCAGTTCGGCAACCCGGACAACCCCCGTGCCCACGAGGAAGGGACGGGCCCGGAGCTGTGGCGCCAGACCGACGGACGGATCACGCACTTCGTGGCCGCGATGGGCACCACCGGCACGATCACCGGGGTCTCGCGCTTCCTGAAGTCGCAAGACCCCGGCATCCAGATCATCGGGGCACAGCCCGCCGAGGGCTCCAAGATCCCCGGTATCCGCGCCTGGCCACCGGAGTACGTGCCGAAGATCTTCGACCCGTCGGCGGTGGACCGGACCATCGAGGTCACCCAGACCGACGCCGAGCAGACGGCCCGCCGGCTGGCCCGCGAGGAGGGTATCTTCGGCGGTGTCTCCGCGGCCGGCGCCTGCTGGACCGCCCTGCAGGTGGCCCAAGAGGTCGAGGCAGCAACGATCGTCTTCGTGGTCTGCGACCGCGGCGACAGGTACCTCTCCAGCGGCGTATTCCCCGCCTGA
- a CDS encoding DUF389 domain-containing protein produces the protein MLVALRLSVPPDLMGRVEPLLRNDPAVCNIVVLPGAAHDPEGDAVLADVARERAGALLAALDDLGLGERGAISVSELSATPYAAARAAERAAPGNPEDGVIWRVVEEQGWEAVRPSVSFHAFLWLAVALAAVAVVTDSAVLVVGAMVVGPEFGLVAAICIGLVLRRPRIVGRSVVVLLTSFAAAVAAVTLLALLARWAGWVTPGLVTAPRPLTGFIWRPDHWSFVVALLAGVAGVLGTTTGKSSSLVGVFISVTTVPAAGNLALGIAVWSTPEMTGSVQQLGLNLSGLVVAGTATLLVQRVLWHRVTLPSHRAATRPGRVAGGPVRPGWPPTRP, from the coding sequence GTGCTGGTCGCCCTGCGCCTGTCGGTGCCGCCTGACCTGATGGGGCGGGTGGAACCGTTGCTGCGCAACGACCCTGCCGTGTGCAACATCGTGGTCCTGCCCGGCGCAGCGCACGACCCCGAGGGCGACGCGGTGCTCGCGGACGTCGCCCGCGAGCGCGCCGGTGCGCTGCTCGCCGCGCTCGACGACCTCGGGTTGGGTGAGCGCGGCGCCATCAGCGTCTCCGAGCTCAGCGCGACACCGTATGCCGCGGCCCGCGCCGCGGAGCGCGCGGCGCCGGGCAACCCCGAGGACGGCGTCATCTGGCGGGTCGTCGAGGAGCAGGGCTGGGAAGCCGTGCGACCCAGCGTCTCCTTCCACGCCTTCCTCTGGCTGGCCGTGGCGCTGGCGGCGGTCGCCGTCGTCACCGACTCGGCCGTGCTGGTGGTCGGCGCGATGGTCGTCGGGCCGGAGTTCGGTCTCGTCGCCGCCATCTGCATCGGCCTCGTGCTGCGCCGGCCGCGCATCGTCGGCCGGTCGGTGGTCGTGCTGCTGACGAGCTTCGCCGCCGCGGTGGCCGCGGTGACGCTGCTCGCACTGCTGGCCCGGTGGGCGGGGTGGGTCACGCCGGGGCTGGTGACCGCGCCGCGCCCGCTCACCGGCTTCATCTGGCGGCCCGACCACTGGTCGTTCGTCGTGGCCCTGCTCGCCGGGGTCGCCGGCGTGCTCGGCACGACGACGGGCAAGTCGTCGTCCCTGGTGGGTGTCTTCATCTCGGTGACCACCGTCCCGGCGGCCGGTAACCTCGCCCTCGGCATCGCCGTTTGGTCGACGCCGGAGATGACCGGGTCGGTGCAGCAGCTCGGCCTCAACCTCTCCGGTCTCGTCGTCGCCGGCACCGCCACCCTGCTGGTGCAGCGCGTGCTGTGGCACCGGGTCACGCTGCCGTCGCACCGCGCGGCGACCAGACCGGGTCGCGTCGCCGGGGGCCCCGTCAGGCCAGGGTGGCCACCAACACGGCCTTGA
- a CDS encoding alpha/beta hydrolase codes for MPELRPTLVETPRLTVNVWAGGPPDGRPVLLVHGNLVTGGWWRDVAALLPDDVRVVAPDLRGFGRTEPKPVDATRGLGDLSDDVHGLLEMLELTGRDDVVAAGWSMGGGVLQQHLLTHPGDLAAVVLVAPLSPYGFGGTKGEDGERCTDDDAGTGGGGAAPAFLDRLQAGDRTADDPSTARSVYRAFFGAGTRSEEVDEDFLVDEMLLTAVGDDSYPGDSSASAHWPGFAPGGRGVLNAMSPRWFDVSALPGLEPKPPVTWLHGTADQVVSDGSMFDLAMLGQIGAVPDWPGADAMPPQPMAAQMRAVLRRYAAAGGVTRELALEGVGHGIPVADPQAVADAIGSHLR; via the coding sequence GTGCCCGAGCTGCGCCCCACCCTCGTCGAGACCCCTCGGCTCACCGTCAACGTCTGGGCCGGCGGCCCGCCGGACGGCCGCCCTGTCCTGCTCGTGCACGGCAACCTCGTCACCGGCGGTTGGTGGCGCGACGTCGCGGCGCTGCTGCCCGACGACGTGCGGGTCGTCGCCCCCGACCTGCGCGGCTTCGGGCGCACGGAGCCGAAGCCCGTCGACGCCACCCGCGGCCTGGGCGACCTGAGCGACGACGTCCACGGACTGCTCGAGATGCTCGAGCTCACCGGTCGCGACGACGTCGTGGCGGCGGGCTGGTCGATGGGCGGCGGCGTGCTCCAGCAGCACCTGCTCACCCATCCGGGTGACCTCGCGGCCGTCGTGCTCGTCGCGCCTCTCTCGCCCTACGGCTTCGGCGGCACCAAGGGCGAGGACGGCGAGCGCTGCACCGACGACGATGCCGGAACGGGCGGCGGGGGAGCGGCACCAGCCTTCCTCGATCGCCTGCAGGCCGGGGACCGGACGGCTGACGACCCCAGCACGGCCCGGTCGGTCTATCGGGCCTTCTTCGGCGCCGGCACGCGCTCCGAGGAGGTCGACGAGGACTTTCTCGTCGACGAGATGCTCCTCACCGCGGTCGGTGACGACTCCTACCCCGGTGACTCGAGCGCGTCGGCTCACTGGCCCGGGTTCGCCCCCGGCGGGCGCGGGGTGCTCAACGCCATGTCGCCCAGGTGGTTCGACGTCTCGGCCCTGCCCGGGCTCGAGCCCAAGCCCCCGGTGACCTGGCTGCACGGCACCGCCGACCAGGTCGTCTCCGACGGCTCGATGTTCGACCTGGCGATGCTGGGCCAGATCGGGGCCGTCCCGGACTGGCCGGGCGCCGACGCCATGCCGCCGCAGCCGATGGCCGCGCAGATGCGGGCCGTCCTGCGCCGGTATGCCGCGGCCGGGGGAGTGACGCGCGAGCTCGCCCTCGAGGGCGTGGGTCACGGCATACCGGTTGCGGATCCTCAGGCCGTCGCCGACGCGATCGGGTCCCACCTGAGATGA
- a CDS encoding D-arabinono-1,4-lactone oxidase, with the protein MNVPVRSARRPARSDASSLSSPPSRRERRAYPRRDAEKVGEDVRLRNWARNATLGQPGSVTAATTEAELQAFLASTTGQVRMIGSRMSPGRLLEGSEQGALLDLSLLTGELSSTADTATFAGATPLGDIYEVLTARGRMLPSSPGVIASQTLAGALSTGTHGQGLQQSSIADSVTSIRMVLADGTVRDFDREDPWFSAVQLGLGSLGVITSVTLRTVPSPVYTCRKDGVPADTLEDDLARWNHDDLLVKAWWFPQENQVQVWRASEATDDEVRRYREGGSELLEHATTSDVMNETIDSTLRQMRDDTKIVDEHGKPFRTVARFRDFTDVTGDIYQVFCRGIATPQINVEIGVPLSRAGEVVTAIKRWHAETRPTMHYPVILRCTGPSQAWLSPSHGEETCYFGFVVYYSEDGSLSEEGQSFLHAVEQVLARESGRPHWGKYFDESLYDWPALYPRWDDFRQVRESLDPQHRFANAFTAALFD; encoded by the coding sequence ATGAATGTTCCGGTTCGTAGCGCCCGTCGTCCGGCCCGAAGCGACGCCTCCTCCCTGTCCAGCCCCCCCAGCCGCCGCGAGCGACGGGCCTACCCCCGCCGCGACGCCGAGAAGGTCGGTGAGGACGTGCGCCTGCGCAACTGGGCGCGCAACGCCACCCTCGGGCAGCCGGGATCGGTCACCGCCGCGACGACCGAGGCCGAGCTGCAGGCCTTCCTGGCCAGCACGACCGGTCAGGTGCGGATGATCGGCAGCCGCATGTCGCCGGGTCGCTTGCTCGAGGGCTCCGAGCAGGGCGCCCTGCTCGACCTGAGCCTGCTCACCGGTGAGCTCTCGAGCACCGCCGACACGGCCACCTTCGCCGGGGCGACGCCACTGGGCGACATCTACGAGGTGCTCACCGCCCGCGGTCGCATGCTGCCGTCCTCCCCCGGCGTCATCGCCTCGCAGACCCTCGCCGGGGCCCTGTCCACCGGCACCCACGGCCAGGGTCTGCAGCAGAGCTCGATCGCCGACTCGGTCACCTCCATCCGCATGGTGCTCGCCGACGGCACCGTGCGTGACTTCGACCGCGAGGACCCGTGGTTCTCGGCCGTCCAGCTCGGTCTGGGTTCGCTCGGGGTGATCACCTCGGTGACGCTGCGCACCGTGCCCTCGCCGGTCTACACCTGCCGCAAGGACGGCGTTCCCGCCGACACGCTCGAGGACGACCTCGCGCGGTGGAACCACGACGACCTGCTGGTCAAGGCCTGGTGGTTCCCCCAGGAGAACCAGGTGCAGGTATGGAGGGCCTCCGAGGCCACCGACGACGAGGTGCGCCGCTACCGCGAGGGTGGCAGTGAGCTGCTCGAGCACGCGACGACCAGCGACGTGATGAACGAGACCATCGACTCGACGCTGCGACAGATGCGCGACGACACCAAGATCGTCGACGAGCACGGCAAGCCCTTCCGCACGGTCGCCCGCTTCCGCGACTTCACCGACGTGACCGGCGACATCTACCAGGTGTTCTGTCGGGGCATCGCGACCCCGCAGATCAACGTCGAGATCGGTGTCCCGCTCTCGCGGGCCGGTGAGGTCGTCACGGCGATCAAGCGCTGGCACGCCGAGACCCGACCGACGATGCACTACCCGGTGATCCTGCGCTGCACGGGCCCGTCGCAGGCCTGGCTGAGCCCGTCGCACGGCGAGGAGACGTGCTACTTCGGCTTCGTCGTCTACTACTCCGAAGACGGGTCGCTCTCCGAAGAGGGGCAGAGCTTCCTGCACGCGGTCGAGCAGGTGCTGGCCCGGGAGTCCGGGCGACCCCACTGGGGCAAGTACTTCGACGAGTCGCTCTACGACTGGCCGGCGCTCTACCCGCGGTGGGACGACTTCCGGCAGGTGCGTGAGTCGCTCGACCCGCAGCACCGCTTCGCCAACGCGTTCACCGCAGCCCTGTTCGACTGA
- a CDS encoding glycosyltransferase family 8 protein, with translation MNAWVTLLTSPSYVVGVRTLRASLTRSGSPYPLIVLVTDDIDAADRQVLEDDGCELRAVEPLRPASGLEDSYANARFAQVWTKLRAWQLTDYTRIVVLDADMLVTQNMDELFSLELADGAIAACHACRCNPNRIASYPASWTPENCFYTHCRGLEHTSEPGVVDSYLNGGFLVLTPDEAVFDAMVEQLAQVDDLASYPFAEQDFLNEFYEGRWVPVPYVYNALKTLAYQHPSLWDLADVKNIHYIIDKPWQSPLDEADAYFFVNRLWWDVASALPRPEVVSP, from the coding sequence ATGAATGCCTGGGTCACGCTGCTGACGTCACCGAGCTATGTGGTGGGGGTCCGCACCCTGCGGGCCTCGCTGACCCGCTCGGGCTCTCCCTACCCCTTGATCGTGCTGGTGACCGACGACATCGACGCGGCGGACCGCCAGGTGCTCGAGGACGACGGGTGCGAGCTGCGAGCGGTCGAGCCCCTGCGGCCGGCGAGCGGGCTGGAGGACAGCTATGCCAACGCCCGCTTCGCGCAGGTCTGGACCAAGCTGCGCGCGTGGCAGCTGACCGACTACACGCGGATCGTCGTGCTCGACGCCGACATGCTCGTCACGCAGAACATGGACGAGCTCTTCTCGCTCGAGCTGGCTGACGGGGCGATCGCCGCCTGCCACGCCTGCCGCTGCAACCCCAACCGGATCGCGAGCTATCCGGCCAGCTGGACGCCGGAGAACTGCTTCTACACCCACTGCCGGGGGCTTGAGCACACGAGCGAGCCCGGTGTGGTCGACAGCTACCTCAACGGCGGCTTCCTGGTACTGACCCCCGACGAGGCGGTCTTCGACGCGATGGTGGAGCAGCTGGCGCAGGTCGACGACCTGGCGAGCTACCCCTTCGCGGAGCAGGACTTCCTCAACGAGTTCTACGAGGGCCGTTGGGTGCCAGTGCCCTACGTCTACAACGCGCTGAAAACCCTTGCGTACCAGCACCCGTCGCTCTGGGACCTCGCCGACGTGAAGAACATCCACTACATCATCGACAAGCCGTGGCAGTCCCCGCTCGACGAGGCCGACGCCTACTTCTTCGTCAACCGTCTGTGGTGGGACGTCGCGAGCGCCCTACCCCGGCCGGAGGTCGTGTCGCCGTAG
- a CDS encoding threonine/serine exporter family protein, whose translation MTGQLAPGSHEEDRASEVRALLAHLGTAMIATGQPVQEIEEELTEVGVHLGFPEVQTAVGPTGLLVTLTQGGPATQRSAPAGLRLHQAASVRVIRYQLLRGQLEPSAAREELTAVARRPVGHPAWLVALAWPVLAVGIASILQPGWPNVVAAAVGAVIVFVLVQLAERHQVVKSLLPTLAAFVVSMLVFGAADAGLLEGPLRTVLPPLAVLLPGALVVNGMSELAAGHMQAGSARLTYGLVQLGLFAVGLLMATTLLRVPPAAMTNLRVDELGWAGAPVGLLLIGLSICLMEGVPLRMQGWVLLVLTLAFSAQVAGQQLGSLGLGGFLGAIAASLGASVVELRRPQLPRLVLFLPAFWLLVPGSLGLVGVTELAGGRESVTAVALGVLGVSIAISLGLLVGSALGRSARGWLAAPHD comes from the coding sequence ATGACTGGACAGCTGGCACCGGGCAGCCACGAGGAGGACCGCGCGAGCGAGGTCCGCGCCCTGCTGGCCCACCTCGGCACCGCCATGATCGCGACCGGGCAGCCGGTGCAGGAGATCGAGGAGGAGCTCACCGAGGTAGGCGTCCACCTCGGATTCCCCGAGGTGCAGACCGCCGTCGGTCCCACGGGTCTGCTCGTCACCCTCACGCAGGGTGGTCCCGCGACGCAGCGCTCGGCTCCTGCCGGTCTGCGGCTGCACCAGGCAGCCAGCGTCCGGGTCATCCGCTACCAGCTGCTGCGCGGCCAGCTCGAGCCCTCGGCCGCCCGCGAGGAGCTCACGGCGGTGGCGCGTCGTCCGGTCGGGCATCCTGCCTGGCTGGTGGCGCTGGCCTGGCCCGTCCTCGCCGTCGGCATCGCGTCGATTCTCCAACCCGGGTGGCCCAACGTCGTGGCTGCGGCTGTGGGAGCCGTCATCGTCTTCGTGCTCGTCCAGCTGGCGGAGCGCCACCAGGTGGTCAAGTCGCTGCTTCCGACCCTCGCCGCGTTCGTCGTCTCGATGCTCGTGTTCGGCGCGGCCGACGCGGGCCTGCTCGAAGGCCCCCTCCGCACCGTCCTGCCGCCCCTGGCGGTCCTGCTGCCCGGAGCGCTCGTCGTCAACGGCATGTCGGAGCTGGCCGCCGGGCACATGCAGGCAGGGTCCGCGCGACTCACCTACGGGCTCGTGCAGCTGGGGCTGTTCGCGGTGGGCCTGCTGATGGCGACCACCCTGCTGCGCGTGCCGCCCGCGGCGATGACGAACCTGCGGGTCGACGAGCTCGGCTGGGCCGGCGCCCCGGTCGGGCTGCTGCTCATCGGGTTGAGCATCTGCCTGATGGAGGGTGTGCCGCTGCGGATGCAGGGGTGGGTGCTGCTGGTGCTGACTCTGGCCTTCAGCGCCCAGGTGGCGGGGCAGCAGCTGGGCTCGCTCGGCCTCGGAGGCTTCCTCGGTGCGATCGCCGCCAGCCTCGGGGCCAGCGTCGTGGAGCTGCGCCGGCCGCAGCTGCCCCGCCTCGTGCTCTTCCTCCCGGCCTTCTGGCTGCTCGTGCCCGGCAGCCTCGGCCTGGTGGGGGTCACGGAGCTCGCCGGGGGGAGGGAGTCGGTCACGGCCGTCGCCCTGGGGGTGCTGGGCGTCTCGATCGCCATCTCCCTCGGCCTGCTGGTCGGCTCCGCCCTGGGCCGGTCGGCGCGCGGGTGGCTGGCTGCCCCCCACGACTAG
- the argF gene encoding ornithine carbamoyltransferase: MTTPAPRTSLTGRSFLRELDFTPAEWGSLVELTLELKAERRERREQPRLLGRTIALVFEKPSTRTRCSFEVAAYEQGAHVTCLDPSGSQIGRKESVKDTARVLGRLYDGIEYRGDRQETVETLARYAGVPVWNGLTDRWHPTQALCDAVTMLEHARRPAEQISFAYLGDARYNMGNSLLVLGAMLGMDVRIVAPPQLQPSAQVQEQARALAATTGARVTVTDDLASGVAGVDFVHTDVWVSMGEPKQVWAERIALLEPYRVDAALLRATGNPGVRFMHCLPACHDLETQVGRDVHDEFGLTELEVTDEVFESEASIVFDQAENRLHSIKAVLVATLA; the protein is encoded by the coding sequence ATGACGACCCCCGCCCCCCGCACCAGTCTGACCGGGCGCTCCTTCCTGCGTGAGCTGGACTTCACCCCTGCCGAGTGGGGCTCGCTGGTCGAGCTGACCCTCGAGCTCAAGGCCGAGCGGCGCGAGCGACGCGAGCAGCCCCGGCTCCTGGGCCGCACGATCGCCCTCGTCTTCGAGAAGCCGTCGACCCGCACCCGCTGCTCCTTCGAGGTCGCGGCCTACGAGCAGGGAGCCCACGTCACCTGCCTCGACCCCTCGGGGAGCCAGATCGGTCGCAAGGAGTCGGTCAAGGACACCGCCCGGGTGCTCGGTCGCCTCTACGACGGCATCGAGTACCGCGGTGACCGCCAGGAGACGGTCGAGACCCTCGCCCGGTATGCCGGGGTCCCGGTCTGGAACGGCCTCACCGACCGCTGGCACCCCACGCAGGCCCTGTGCGACGCGGTGACGATGCTGGAGCACGCGCGCCGGCCCGCCGAGCAGATCTCCTTCGCCTACCTCGGCGACGCCCGCTACAACATGGGCAACAGCCTGCTCGTGCTCGGGGCGATGTTGGGGATGGACGTGCGGATCGTCGCCCCGCCGCAGCTCCAGCCGTCGGCGCAGGTGCAGGAGCAGGCACGGGCCCTCGCGGCGACCACGGGGGCCCGGGTGACGGTCACCGACGACCTGGCCTCCGGAGTCGCCGGCGTCGACTTCGTCCACACCGACGTGTGGGTCTCGATGGGGGAGCCCAAGCAGGTGTGGGCCGAGCGGATCGCGCTGCTGGAGCCCTACCGCGTCGACGCCGCACTGCTGCGCGCGACCGGCAACCCCGGCGTGCGCTTCATGCACTGCCTGCCGGCCTGCCACGACCTCGAGACGCAGGTGGGCCGCGACGTGCACGACGAGTTCGGCCTCACCGAGCTCGAGGTCACCGACGAGGTCTTCGAGTCGGAGGCGTCGATCGTCTTCGACCAGGCGGAGAACCGCCTGCACAGCATCAAGGCCGTGTTGGTGGCCACCCTGGCCTGA
- a CDS encoding MFS transporter — translation MATALEPPDGTVTDTHGWELSSAGLPLDPLRWRALGVIAIAQLMIVLDASIVNLALPSAKKDLHIADADQQWVVTGYALAFGGLLLLGGRVADYIGRKRAFLIGLIGFAAASALGGIASSQGLLFAARGLQGVFAALLAPAALSLITVTFHEPKERARAFGVYGAIAGGGAAIGLLLGGVLTEYLSWRWCLLVNVPIAIAAALLAVPFVRESRADGSAQYDVLGAITVSVGLVSLVYGFTQAAPHSFKESAHWGEPATLAWFGLAIVMLVSFFVIENRVPNPLLPMRILLERNRGASYLVQLIVGVGLFAMFLFLGLYLQVVKGYSPVTAGFAFLPFSVGIIAGAGIASQLLPRVGPKPLIVPGLVVGALGLFWLSRLEYDSAYATHVLPAMLLISLGMAFNFIPVSTTALHGIGKADAGVGSAMLNTSQQVGGAVGTALLNTVAVAATTSYIAANGVATAAGMNPALTAGYTRAFEVGAGFLVLAAVVAFFMFTVGRDAATESDDEAAVAHIG, via the coding sequence ATGGCCACTGCACTCGAGCCGCCCGACGGCACCGTCACCGACACCCACGGCTGGGAGCTGTCCTCGGCCGGTCTCCCGCTCGACCCCCTGCGCTGGCGCGCCCTGGGCGTCATCGCGATCGCCCAGCTGATGATCGTGCTCGACGCCTCGATCGTGAACCTCGCACTGCCCTCGGCGAAGAAGGACCTGCACATCGCCGACGCCGACCAGCAGTGGGTCGTCACGGGCTACGCGCTGGCCTTCGGTGGGCTGCTGCTGCTCGGCGGCCGGGTCGCGGACTACATCGGGCGCAAGCGCGCGTTCCTCATCGGGCTCATCGGGTTCGCCGCCGCGTCGGCGCTCGGCGGCATCGCCTCGAGCCAGGGGCTGCTCTTCGCGGCCCGCGGCCTCCAAGGCGTCTTCGCCGCGCTCCTGGCCCCCGCCGCGCTCTCGCTCATCACCGTCACCTTCCACGAGCCGAAGGAACGCGCTCGTGCGTTCGGTGTCTACGGCGCGATCGCGGGCGGCGGCGCGGCCATCGGCCTGCTGCTCGGCGGCGTGCTCACGGAGTACCTCTCGTGGCGCTGGTGCCTGCTGGTCAACGTGCCGATCGCCATCGCCGCGGCCCTGCTGGCCGTCCCCTTCGTGCGCGAGAGCCGCGCCGACGGCTCCGCGCAGTACGACGTGCTCGGTGCCATCACCGTGTCGGTCGGCCTCGTCTCGTTGGTCTACGGCTTCACCCAGGCCGCTCCGCACTCCTTCAAGGAGTCGGCGCACTGGGGCGAGCCCGCCACCCTCGCCTGGTTCGGCCTCGCGATCGTGATGCTCGTGAGCTTCTTCGTGATCGAGAACCGGGTGCCCAACCCGCTCCTGCCGATGCGCATCCTGCTGGAGCGCAACCGCGGGGCCTCCTACCTCGTCCAGCTCATCGTTGGTGTCGGGCTCTTTGCGATGTTCCTCTTCCTCGGTCTCTATCTCCAGGTCGTCAAGGGCTACTCCCCGGTCACCGCCGGCTTCGCGTTCCTGCCCTTCAGCGTCGGCATCATCGCCGGTGCGGGCATCGCGAGCCAGCTGCTGCCGCGGGTCGGCCCCAAGCCCCTGATCGTCCCCGGGCTGGTTGTCGGGGCCCTCGGCCTCTTCTGGCTCTCGCGACTGGAGTACGACTCGGCGTATGCGACCCACGTGCTGCCCGCCATGCTGCTCATCAGCCTCGGGATGGCGTTCAACTTCATTCCCGTATCCACCACTGCACTGCACGGCATCGGCAAGGCCGACGCCGGAGTCGGGTCGGCCATGCTCAACACCTCGCAGCAGGTGGGTGGAGCCGTCGGGACGGCACTGCTCAACACCGTCGCCGTCGCGGCGACGACGTCCTACATCGCCGCCAACGGTGTGGCCACGGCCGCGGGCATGAACCCAGCTCTCACGGCGGGCTACACCCGGGCCTTCGAGGTCGGTGCAGGGTTCCTCGTCCTGGCGGCAGTCGTCGCCTTCTTCATGTTCACGGTCGGCAGGGACGCCGCCACCGAGAGCGACGACGAGGCTGCGGTGGCTCACATCGGCTGA
- a CDS encoding HNH endonuclease family protein: MSTAAVGLVLDRTVHATSSASDPALAAVDALPVVGEAPAAAYDRAAFGQAWLDTDRNGCDTRNDVLRRDLVGARLKPGTRGCVVLAGTLTDPYSGAPLDFVRGASTSQLVQVDHVVALADAWRSGAAGWSTAERESFANDPLELLAVDGRLNSAKGDGDAATWLPPSTTARCAYAARQVAVKLTWHLAVTQPEADALRAVLGACPEQQLPSRSPFVLGPPD; encoded by the coding sequence GTGAGCACGGCCGCCGTGGGGCTCGTCCTCGACCGCACCGTCCACGCGACCTCGAGCGCGTCCGACCCGGCCCTGGCCGCGGTGGACGCGCTCCCGGTCGTCGGTGAGGCGCCCGCCGCCGCCTACGACCGTGCGGCCTTCGGCCAGGCCTGGCTCGACACCGACCGCAACGGCTGCGACACCCGCAACGACGTCCTGCGGCGCGACCTGGTCGGCGCTCGCCTCAAGCCGGGCACCCGAGGCTGCGTCGTCCTGGCCGGCACCCTCACCGATCCCTACAGCGGGGCACCCCTCGACTTCGTGCGGGGCGCCTCCACGTCGCAGCTGGTGCAGGTCGACCACGTCGTGGCCCTCGCCGACGCCTGGCGCAGCGGCGCCGCCGGCTGGTCGACCGCCGAGCGCGAGAGCTTCGCCAACGACCCCCTCGAGCTGCTCGCCGTCGACGGTCGCCTGAACTCCGCCAAGGGCGACGGTGATGCCGCCACCTGGCTGCCTCCGTCCACTACCGCCCGCTGCGCGTATGCCGCGCGCCAGGTCGCCGTCAAGCTCACGTGGCACCTTGCGGTCACGCAGCCCGAGGCCGACGCCCTGCGGGCGGTGCTGGGCGCCTGCCCCGAGCAGCAGCTGCCCAGCCGCTCGCCCTTCGTGCTGGGCCCGCCCGACTGA